DNA from Leptospira terpstrae serovar Hualin str. LT 11-33 = ATCC 700639:
CCATCCATCTTAGAAGAAACAGAAGTGAGGCCACGTCTTAGTGACGGGCCTTGGAAGGTTGTACTTTGGGATGATGACTTTCACACATACGAGTATGTAATTGAAATGTTAATCGACGTATGCCAAATGCCTTGGGAAAAAGCCTTCCAACATGCGGTAGAAGTGGACACAAAAAAGAAAACCATCGTATTCTCAGGAGAATTGGAACACGCGGAATTTGTCCACGAACGGATCTTAAACTATGGTCCCGATCCAAGAATGAGTTCTTCGAAAGGATCTATGACTGCCACTCTAGAGCAGTAATCTATATTTTTTTTTATTTTGAATACAATCTTCAGACGAATACAATCGCAAATGTTAGCGATTACATCTTTCGTTCTAAAGCATAGTTTCTTTCTGGTACGAGTAAAGAAGATACTGATTCATTGGTATCCACTTTGATATGGGTTGTAGGATTGTAAGTATCCAACATATAATCACCATCCACAATGAATTGGTAATGGTATTCTCCTGGGAGTAATTTCTTTTCGAGAGTAAAAACTCCCTTTCTATCTTTTTTCAAAAAATCGTGTTCTGGGTTCCAATCATTAAAACTTCCCACCACTCGAACCACTTCGGCATTCGGTAAATAGATTTGAAATTTAACGGTTCGTAAATCTCTTTCTTCATTTGCAGAATCTTCGAGCACCATAGTTTTTGTTTGGCGGTCCGTATCTTTTCCATCTAAAATAAAACGAGAGTAGTAAGATCCAGAACCATCTTCCAACTTATCAAAGTTTTCTGGGTCATATGTGAGGAGTCCATTCACACGGAACTTGTACTCGTAAACTGGATCTTCTTCGTAAGTGTCTGTGATTTGGGTTGGTTCTATGACTGTATAATAAATTCCATATTGGTTACGTTTCATATCAGAACATTCCCAATTGTTGAAACTTCCACAGATTTCCACCGATTCATCTCTAAGTCCATTGTAAGTAAAAAGAATCCCTCTATTTATCAATTTGCCTGAGGAAACATAAGATTCCACATCGAGATAACGAATGTAACGTGGAGCAATATTTTTTTTGAGACTTTCCAGTTGCCAGAGGTAATAGACCGTATCTTGGTCTTCTGTTTCATCGGACATCTCTAGTTCTTTTGAGGAAAAACTTCCGATCCAATCCATTCCATCCTCGGCAAAGATTCCGATTCCTGTGAAAAAGAGTAAAAATAGGGCGATACGGATGGATTTCGATTTCATCATAGTCGTGGTCGTTAAAGAGTCCTTCTAGATAATTTTCGGCAGAAATGAAAAAAGAGAGTGAAAGGTTTTTTTCTGCACGAACCATCTGACATAATAAAAAAAATATTCTGTCATTTTAAGAAGGGGCCGATAATTCATTAGGAATAGACCCGTAATGGCTGAGCCGATAGACAAATTGAGTCCGGAAGAAATCACACAAATCGAGACGATGTTTTCGGCTCTCAATAAAAATCCGCTCTCATCGGAAGAACTGAATCCGATGGCGAAGGTTTTACGTGAGAAACTGGGATATACAAGTCCCATCGTACCTTCGGAACCGGCAGCCGACTCCGAAGAAGATTCCGGCTCTCCTTTTGATGATATTGATAACGAAGGCGCGGGCGATTCTGAAGGCGGAGATCCTTTTGCCCCACTCGATGACGAGGATGACGATTTTGGTCCTCCCAAACTTCCGAACCGAGAAGCGGAAGAAGACGACGGAATTGATTTAGATGAATTACTCGGTGAAGACTCACCGAAACCGACTCCTGCTGCTACTGACGATTTTGACTTTGATGCCCCAGCCACTGACACAGAGGATACCGATCCTTTTGCCTCCGATACAGGTACAACGGAAGAAACAGATCCATTCGCAAGTATGGACAGTCCCGGCGGAGCGTCAGACGAAGATGATCCTTTTGCTAACTTAGATGCCGTTGATGAAGCTCCTTTAGAGGACAAACCTGCACCTGTCATCGGTGATGATCCTTTTGCCAATTTAGGCGGTGAGGATGATACTCCCCCCACTACCGACGAAGACCTGTTTGCTGGATTCGATTCTGGTGCGGAAGAACCAACTTCCGCTAGTGATGATTTTGATTTTGGGGGTGGGGGAGACAGTGCTCCTGCCGGTGATGATCCTTTTGCAGATATGGGATCTACTCCCACGCCAACAGAAAGTTTCGGCGATGACCCGTTTGGTGGATTTGATACTCCGACTTCCGATTCCGGTGGCGCGGATGATCCATTTGGTGATCTTTCGACTCCCGCTTCTGGGGGAGATACTTCCTTTGGTGATGATCCATTTGCGGATATGGGTTCTACCCCGACACCAACAGAAAGTTTTGGTGACGATCCATTCGGAAATATGGACAGTCCGTCCGCACCTTCT
Protein-coding regions in this window:
- a CDS encoding ATP-dependent Clp protease adaptor ClpS, producing MTGAGASQPSILEETEVRPRLSDGPWKVVLWDDDFHTYEYVIEMLIDVCQMPWEKAFQHAVEVDTKKKTIVFSGELEHAEFVHERILNYGPDPRMSSSKGSMTATLEQ
- a CDS encoding glycogen-binding domain-containing protein, encoding MKSKSIRIALFLLFFTGIGIFAEDGMDWIGSFSSKELEMSDETEDQDTVYYLWQLESLKKNIAPRYIRYLDVESYVSSGKLINRGILFTYNGLRDESVEICGSFNNWECSDMKRNQYGIYYTVIEPTQITDTYEEDPVYEYKFRVNGLLTYDPENFDKLEDGSGSYYSRFILDGKDTDRQTKTMVLEDSANEERDLRTVKFQIYLPNAEVVRVVGSFNDWNPEHDFLKKDRKGVFTLEKKLLPGEYHYQFIVDGDYMLDTYNPTTHIKVDTNESVSSLLVPERNYALERKM